Proteins co-encoded in one Rhodopirellula bahusiensis genomic window:
- a CDS encoding type II secretion system protein, giving the protein MRSRSGSGSRCGFSLLEMMLSLAILGVSLGILAQIAGTGTDAAREARDLSQARLIASSKMSELLVSASTGMSPAASPATPVEAMDTDATTMFQVQVDVVPAPMEGMLAVRVSVEALDPDGGPALATYSLTRWMIDPLLGLQELAEEEAALREEEASAESASIE; this is encoded by the coding sequence TTGCGAAGCCGATCTGGCAGTGGATCTCGTTGCGGATTCTCATTGCTCGAGATGATGTTGTCGCTCGCGATTCTAGGTGTGTCGCTGGGCATTCTTGCTCAGATCGCCGGAACGGGAACGGACGCCGCTCGCGAAGCGCGTGACCTCAGCCAGGCTCGGTTGATCGCGTCTAGCAAAATGTCCGAGCTGTTGGTTTCGGCTTCCACCGGAATGTCGCCCGCGGCATCTCCCGCGACGCCCGTTGAGGCGATGGACACCGATGCGACGACCATGTTCCAAGTTCAGGTCGATGTCGTTCCGGCTCCGATGGAAGGCATGTTGGCCGTCCGAGTCAGCGTGGAAGCCTTGGACCCCGACGGTGGTCCTGCCCTCGCAACTTACTCACTGACTCGTTGGATGATTGATCCTTTGTTGGGCCTGCAAGAATTGGCCGAAGAAGAAGCCGCTTTGCGAGAGGAGGAAGCCAGTGCCGAGTCTGCATCCATTGAATAG
- a CDS encoding type II secretion system protein GspG, with product MMLTDHHCVAHRARRQRATLTSPRTRSSVTAARAGFTLLELLLVLSILVVIGGIVLVNITGAQAEANANATTTQLNSLKSNIQMYQIRMNSLPETLEQLRDGPSDSAKKAKWVAPIITEIPADAWGNALTYSVNGNTFEIRSGGIDGQVNTDDDIIISG from the coding sequence ATGATGCTCACTGATCACCACTGTGTGGCTCACCGAGCCCGTCGCCAGCGAGCGACTTTGACTTCCCCTCGCACTCGTTCCAGTGTGACCGCCGCTCGTGCCGGCTTCACGTTGTTGGAACTGTTGTTGGTGCTTTCGATTCTGGTCGTGATCGGCGGGATCGTGCTGGTCAACATCACCGGTGCCCAAGCCGAGGCGAACGCCAACGCGACGACGACCCAGCTCAACTCGCTCAAAAGCAACATCCAGATGTATCAAATCCGGATGAACTCGCTTCCCGAAACGTTGGAGCAGCTTCGCGATGGGCCAAGTGACTCGGCCAAAAAGGCCAAGTGGGTCGCTCCCATCATCACCGAAATCCCGGCGGATGCCTGGGGCAATGCGTTGACTTACAGCGTGAACGGAAACACGTTCGAAATCCGCAGTGGCGGAATTGACGGACAAGTCAACACGGATGATGACATCATCATCTCAGGCTGA
- a CDS encoding prepilin-type N-terminal cleavage/methylation domain-containing protein: MTHSPRAKIRSRTGAVSHTAFTLLELLLAMAVFAAIAAVVIPTAGALLSDRRLVRGTDQLAAEMTRLRVRAMRDGRVMVLRPAEANFVDAEGASQSNAWIVSPLGSAADGTQAADQSGSQSSLLSGASQTLDASTVTPVEADARVIQMPEGVTITTVLTSPVGGQGSTEAATLLINATESTTATVPDTDGEVVLTASSDFPPIYFYPTGQTSNARITLSHIEVGSAAVLLRGLTGDTSVEVSP, translated from the coding sequence ATGACGCATTCGCCTCGCGCAAAGATCCGTTCGCGCACCGGGGCCGTCTCACACACGGCCTTCACTTTGTTGGAACTGTTGCTTGCGATGGCGGTGTTTGCTGCCATTGCGGCGGTGGTCATTCCGACGGCTGGTGCGTTGTTGTCGGATCGCCGATTGGTTCGAGGGACAGACCAGCTTGCTGCTGAGATGACTCGATTGCGGGTGCGTGCGATGCGCGATGGCCGAGTGATGGTTCTTCGTCCGGCGGAGGCAAACTTTGTCGACGCGGAAGGTGCCAGCCAATCGAATGCTTGGATTGTTTCTCCGCTGGGTTCCGCCGCCGACGGAACGCAAGCCGCCGATCAATCGGGTTCTCAGTCGTCGTTGTTGTCGGGAGCTTCACAAACACTTGACGCTTCCACTGTGACACCGGTCGAAGCCGACGCGAGAGTCATTCAAATGCCTGAAGGAGTGACCATCACCACGGTGCTTACATCGCCGGTTGGCGGTCAGGGAAGCACTGAAGCGGCGACGTTGCTGATCAACGCGACGGAATCGACCACGGCAACGGTGCCGGACACGGATGGCGAAGTAGTTTTGACTGCCTCTTCGGATTTCCCACCCATCTATTTCTACCCCACTGGCCAAACGAGCAACGCGCGAATCACGCTCAGTCACATTGAGGTTGGCTCGGCAGCCGTTTTGCTGCGTGGTTTGACGGGTGACACCAGCGTCGAGGTGTCACCGTGA
- a CDS encoding prepilin-type N-terminal cleavage/methylation domain-containing protein: MSSRAGFTLLEMLLTLALSVVLMGLISGAINFYAREMDNAEQQFREAQLASALLQLIEDDLRMTLVTRPVSTEALSEVLAAAAAPLESLGLGATAEEGGETDDSLPPDDPDSLNGDPTLETDTSLETGVVLQSPGLIGNETQLQIDISRLPSLEQTAIDPDLAISSGVDLLDRPSDIKTISYFVQVAGSFGIQDEMQKLAATDENAAAGTTSTGGGLVRRQLDRAIGVQALSTGGSSRLDQTGEVIAPEVVAIGFEYYDGVNWLPQYSTDEMGYLPLAIRVRLQLEPMATSGGAATADQTSPTSIGLTEGRIFTHLIRLPMSFPEDGEALLEEQEAASTTEAPDVVAE; this comes from the coding sequence GTGTCTTCACGGGCCGGTTTCACCCTGCTCGAGATGTTGTTGACGCTCGCGCTCAGCGTCGTGTTGATGGGACTGATCAGCGGCGCGATCAATTTCTACGCTCGTGAAATGGACAACGCGGAGCAACAGTTTCGCGAGGCTCAGCTTGCGTCTGCTTTGTTGCAACTGATCGAAGACGACTTGCGAATGACGTTGGTCACTCGCCCCGTTTCCACCGAAGCGTTGTCGGAAGTGTTGGCTGCCGCGGCCGCTCCATTGGAGAGTCTCGGTCTTGGTGCAACGGCTGAGGAAGGTGGTGAAACTGACGACTCTTTGCCACCGGATGACCCCGACTCGCTCAACGGCGATCCGACGTTGGAGACTGACACGAGTTTGGAAACGGGAGTCGTTTTGCAGTCGCCTGGGTTGATCGGCAACGAGACCCAATTGCAGATCGATATCAGCCGTTTGCCGAGTTTGGAGCAAACCGCGATCGATCCCGATTTGGCGATCAGTTCTGGCGTGGATCTGCTGGATCGACCCAGCGATATCAAAACCATTTCCTACTTTGTCCAAGTTGCCGGATCGTTTGGGATCCAGGACGAGATGCAAAAGTTGGCCGCGACGGATGAGAATGCGGCGGCCGGAACCACGTCCACGGGAGGCGGCTTGGTTCGTCGCCAGTTGGATCGAGCGATTGGTGTTCAAGCGTTGTCGACGGGCGGATCATCGCGTTTGGATCAAACCGGCGAAGTCATCGCTCCCGAGGTCGTCGCGATCGGATTCGAATACTACGACGGAGTGAATTGGTTGCCGCAGTACAGCACTGATGAGATGGGTTATTTGCCCCTCGCGATTCGCGTGCGTTTGCAACTTGAACCGATGGCGACCTCCGGTGGGGCGGCAACCGCGGATCAGACCAGTCCCACATCGATTGGATTGACCGAAGGACGAATCTTCACGCACCTGATTCGTCTTCCCATGTCGTTTCCAGAGGACGGAGAAGCCTTGCTCGAAGAGCAGGAAGCCGCCAGCACCACGGAGGCACCCGATGTCGTCGCCGAATAA